The following proteins are encoded in a genomic region of Maylandia zebra isolate NMK-2024a linkage group LG1, Mzebra_GT3a, whole genome shotgun sequence:
- the LOC101475152 gene encoding photoreceptor-specific nuclear receptor, with amino-acid sequence MEDHLTKIPMMPSSSPTESSGSGGTDDSRGAKSPAPGKALSPALVCKVCGDTSSGKHYGIYACNGCSGFFKRSVRRRLIYRCQAGTGMCPVDKAHRNQCQACRLKKCLQAGMNKDAVQNERQPRSTAQVRLDSIDVDPEKEHLATTREPTSSSSSSSSSSSSSSSNGSVITWPHITSSMSITSSVATQRCISPQNNHRFMASLMTAETCAKLEPEDVDENIDVTSNEPEQASSEYHMALYPSGSENVYETSARLLFMSVKWAKNLPVFSNLPFRDQVILLEEAWSELFLLCAIQWSLPLDSCPLLSLPDLCPGMQGKTSYTSLDLRLLQEVFSRFKALAVDPTEFACLKAIVLFKPETRGLKDPEQVENLQDQSQVMLGQHIRSHYPSQPARFGKLLLLLPSLRFVNSERIELLFFHRTIGNTPMEKLLCDMFKN; translated from the exons ATGGAGGATCACCTTACAAAGATACCCATGATGCCATCCTCTTCCCCCACAGAGTCATCTGGCAGCGGTGGGACTGATGACAGCAGGGGAG CCAAGAGTCCTGCACCGGGCAAAGCTCTGAGCCCAGCTCTGGTCTGCAAAGTGTGTGGAGACACCAGCAGCGGGAAACACTACGGCATCTACGCCTGCAACGGCTGCAGCGGCTTCTTCAAGCGCAGTGTGAGGAGGAGACTCATTTACAG GTGCCAGGCCGGTACAGGCATGTGTCCAGTGGACAAGGCTCATCGTAACCAGTGCCAGGCATGTCGGCTGAAAAAGTGCCTGCAGGCGGGCATGAATAAGGACG CGGTTCAGAACGAGCGGCAGCCCCGCAGCACAGCTCAGGTCCGCCTGGACTCCATCGATGTGGACCCGGAGAAGGAGCACCTGGCCACCACACGGGAACccacctcctcttcttcctcctcctcttcctcatcttcttcatcatcctccAATGGGTCTGTCATCACGTGGCCCCACATCACCTCCTCCATGTCCATCACTTCCTCTGTTGCAACCCAGCGCTGCATCAGTCCCCAGAACAACCACCGCTTTATGGCAAGCCTCATGACAGCTGAGACCTGTGCCAAGTTGGAGCCTGAGGATG ttgATGAAAACATAGATGTGACCAGCAATGAACCAGAGCAGGCGTCTTCAGAGTACCACATGGCTTTGTACCCGTCTGGTTCTGAAAATGTATACGAGACCTCAGCAAggcttctcttcatgtccgtgAAATGGGCCAAGAACCTGCCCGTTTTCTCCAACCTGCCCTTCAGAGACCAG GTCATCCTGTTGGAGGAAGCATGGAGTgaactcttcctcctctgcgCCATCCAGTGGTCTTTGCCACTAGACAGCTGCCCACTGCTGTCTTTGCCAGACCTCTGCCCTGGCATGCAGGGAAAAACCAGCTACACTAGCCTGGACCTGCGCCTCCTACAGGAGGTCTTCAGCCGCTTCAAGGCCCTCGCTGTTGATCCTACTGAGTTCGCCTGCCTGAAGGCCATTGTGCTCTTCAAGCCAG AGACTCGAGGTTTGAAAGATCCAGAACAAGTGGAGAACCTGCAGGATCAGTCGCAAGTCATGCTGGGACAACACATACGGTCACACTACCCTAGCCAACCAGCCAG GTTCGGAAAGCTGCTTCTTCTCCTTCCCTCTCTGCGCTTTGTGAATTCTGAGCGGATAGAGCTGCTGTTCTTCCACAGAACCATTGGAAACACTCCCATGGAGAAATTGCTGTGTGACATGTTCAAAAACTAA
- the slc67a1 gene encoding solute carrier family 22 member 18 isoform X5 yields MFGRFADLFGARTALSLACASTVVFFLLLATADTPAMLFIHKIPTVFMHVLPASQMVVTDLTKPEKRADALSKLGLCFGIGMIVGSTLGGQLSKLYGEKFTACFGTAGSAFSLLLVLKFIPKNTKAETTRGNTTDDNRRKSVFNLSEITRLMKFPTVMQTFIIKIVAGLPSGIFQVMFSIIALEFFKLQPEQNGYLMAYFGIVQMVIQGGVIGRLTARYSDNSLLLLSIGVSSFVGLAQAYIQNVWQFCFNILPMMFSLSVFNAITDSMLTKSVPSSDTGTMLGLCASVQSLLRTVGPTIGGFLSSTWLHSSWSIILPADLMELLELATGVKVQGSGDVVLSQLPQGEKQGTSWTFMVPWALDCLGFASFNH; encoded by the exons gttTGCAGATCTATTTGGGGCACGGACAGCTTTGTCCCTGGCATGTGCTTCAACTGTTGTCTTCTTTCTGCTGCTGGCCACAGCAGACACTCCAGCCATGTTGTTCATCCATAAAATCCCCACAGTCTTTATGCATGTCCTCCCTG CATCACAAATGGTTGTTACAGACCTTACAAAACCTGAGAAACGGGCCGACGCCTTATCCAAGCTTGGTCTGTGTTTTGGCATCGGTATGATAGTTGGCTCCACATTAGGCGGACAGCTGAGCAAACTCTATGG GGAGAAGTTTACTGCATGTTTTGGTACTGCAGGGAGTGCCTTCAGCTTGCTGTTGGTTTTAAAGTTCATCCCCAAAAATACAAAAGCTGAAACAACCAGAGGCAACACTACAG ATGACAACAGAAGAAAGTCAGTATTCAATCTGAGTGAGATTACGAGGCTGATGAAGTTTCCAACAGTGATGCAGACTTTCATTATCAAGATAGTCGCAGGTTTGCCATCAG GCATTTTTCAAGTGATGTTTTCTATCATTGCACTGGAGTTCTTTAAGCTGCAACCTGAGCAGAATGGCTACCTGATGGCCTATTTTGGCATCGTCCAAATG GTTATTCAAGGAGGAGTGATCGGTCGGCTTACGGCAAGATACTCTGACAATTCATTGCTGCTTCTATCCATTGGAGTGTCCTCTTTTGTGGGACTGGCTCAG GCATATATACAGAATGTGTGGCAGTTCTGCTTTAACATCCTCCCGATGATGTTTTCTCTCAGTGTGTTTAATGCcatcacagacagcatgctCACCAAGAGTGTACCGTCCTCTGACACAG GCACAATGCTGGGACTGTGCGCATCTGTTCAATCTCTGCTTCGCACAGTTGGACCTACTATAGGGGGCTTCCT AAGCTCAACATGGCTGCACAGCTCCTGGTCCATCATCCTTCCAGCAGACCTCATGGAACTCTTGGAGTTGGCCACTGGAGTGAAAG ttcagggtagTGGTGATGTGgtcctatcccagctgccacaggGTGAGAAgcagggtacatcctggacCTTCATGGTGCCATGGGCTttggactgtttgggttttgcttCTTTTAATCATTG A